Proteins encoded together in one Ciona intestinalis chromosome 1, KH, whole genome shotgun sequence window:
- the LOC100182595 gene encoding ras-related protein Rab-23: MLEEDLEIAVKVVVVGNGAVGKSSMIQRYCKGIFTKDYKKTIGVDFLEKQLRLNDDDVRLMLWDTAGQEEFDALTKAYYRGAQACVLAFSTTDRNSFEAVENWKSKVEEEVGPNIPIALVQNKIDLLDDAVVEQHEAEGLAKRLKLRFYRTSVKEDLNVDEVFKYLATKHIQKMRQEGEKESEPTTVQPIRQIGLFTSTGSASKSNNNNGDSGNIGGETITLQPSKSRVPSKSKNIFSRCKVF, encoded by the exons ATGTTGGAGGAAGATTTAGAAATTGCTGTAAAAGTTGTGGTGGTTGGAAATGGAGCAGTGGGGAAGTCAAGCATGATACAACGATACTGTAAAGGCATCTTCACTAAAGATTACAAGAAAACTATCGGGGTTGACTTCCTTGAAAAGCAGTTGAG GTTAAACGATGACGATGTCAGGTTAATGTTGTGGGATACAGCAGGCCAGGAGGAATTTGATGCACTTACAAAAGCTTATTACAGAG GGGCTCAAGCATGCGTGTTGGCGTTTTCCACGACCGACCGAAACTCATTTGAAGCTGTTGAAAACTGGAAGAGCAAAGTTGAGGAAGAAGTTGGGCCAAACATCCCAATCGCTCTTgtgcaaaacaaaattgaCTTGCTTGATGATGCAGTTGTAGAGCA GCACGAAGCTGAGGGATTGGCGAAAAGACTGAAGTTGAGATTTTACAGAACTTCTGTTAAAGAAGACTTGAACGTAGATGAAG TGTTCAAGTATCTTGCAACGAAACACATCCAAAAGATGAGACAAGAAGGTGAGAAAGAATCGGAACCAACTACAGTTCAACCTATAAGACAAATTG GTTTGTTCACTAGTACAGGCAGTGCTTCAAAATCGAATAATAACAACGGGGACTCAGGAAACATTGGGGGTGAGACCATCACCCTTCAACCCAGCAAATCTAGGGTGCCgtcaaaatcaaaaaatattttttcaagaTGCAAAGTGTTCTGA